The following coding sequences lie in one Sorghum bicolor cultivar BTx623 chromosome 6, Sorghum_bicolor_NCBIv3, whole genome shotgun sequence genomic window:
- the LOC8068496 gene encoding golgin candidate 2 gives MAGWISSKLKAAETLLHQIDQQAAESLGKSPSASDLAALHATTSRSADDLLDVPPPRRPPPSGPPPSLGLRLAAKRPSLPSPGPRRSASAAAVLALQDQAGGEPTVGVVSEVKPEADRGDREDGKGVASESGSDEDSDGSGSDDSEDSEEERRREEERRRRRAERLAAMAARAIAEREEAVARLEGEKAGLEKLLAEREKEQAQEASELQTSMIETMEAVEIEKQRHHSTRMEALARLARLEVTNGELAKSLAREQWNLEVQVDQVAQLREEVELKKLAQDKYRRKLAKIQKTSAPPVDEIESLRRFKLEEEIIDAEYALTCDKIVSLKDKARKIEESIELTRRDMVHPTEVEIELKKRLDQLTDRLIQKQMQVESLSSEKAALLMRIEAVTRLLDNSASSSASSSSSRLDIEAGAWQQSHSPKLGDRIRVGQQQLGSAIRQLDSIFSAGHIFLRRNRKAQVWALVYLVCLHFWVLYILTSHPTVSETRPGATFSLETLNKTST, from the exons ATGGCGGGGTGGATCTCCTCCAAGCTCAAAGCAGCCGAGACCCTGCTCCACCAG ATCGATCAGCAGGCGGCGGAATCCCTCGGCAAGTCCCCCTCCGCCTCCGACCTCGCCGCGCTGCACGCCACAACGTCTCGCTCCGCCGATGACCTCCTCGACGTTCCGCCCCCGCGCAGGCCCCCGCCGTCCGGCCCGCCGCCTTCCCTCGGCCTCCGTCTCGCAGCGAAGCGCCCCTCCCTGCCTTCACCAGGGCCCCGCCGCTCCGCGTCCGCGGCTGCGGTGCTCGCGTTGCAGGATCAGGCCGGTGGTGAGCCAACGGTGGGGGTGGTGTCCGAGGTGAAGCCAGAAGCAGATCGTGGGGATCGCGAGGACGGTAAGGGTGTCGCGTCCGAGAGCGGGAGCGATGAGGACTCCGATGGATCAGGGAGCGACGACTCGGAGGATTCCGAGGAGGAGAGGCggagggaggaggagaggagacgGCGGCGGGCTGAGCGGCTTGCGGCCATGGCTGCACGCGCTATTGCTGAGCGCGAAGAGGCTGTTGCGAGGCTCGAGGGGGAGAAGGCCGGGCTCGAGAAGCTGCTCGCCGAGCGTGAGAAGGAGCAGGCGCAGGAG GCTTCAGAGTTGCAGACTAGTATGATCGAAACAATGGAAGCAGTGGAGATAGAGAAACAGAGACATCATAGCACTCGAATGGAAGCCCTTGCACGTTTGGCTAGACTTGAG GTTACGAACGGTGAGCTTGCAAAGTCACTTGCCAGGGAACAATGGAATCTGGAAGTTCAA GTTGATCAAGTGGCGCAGCTTCGAGAGGAAGTTGAATTGAAGAAACTTGCTCAAGATA AATATAGAAGAAAGCTAGCAAAGATACAAAAGACAAGTGCCCCTCCGGTTGATGAA atagaATCTTTGAGAAGGTTCAAGCTGGAGGAAGAAATTATTGATGCAGAATACGCTCTGACATGTGACAAAATTGTGAGCTTGAAGGACAAG gcaaggaagattgaagaaagcaTTGAGCTGACTAGAAGAGACATGGTTCATCCTACAGAGGTGGAAATTGAGCTCAAGAAGAGGCTTGACCAACTAACTGATCGGTTGATTCAGAAACAAATGCAG GTTGAGTCCCTATCTTCAGAGAAGGCAGCTCTGTTAATGAGAATCGAG GCAGTCACAAGGTTGCTCGACAATAGTGCCTCATCATCAGCTTCTTCAAGCTCATCAAGATTGGACATTGAAGCTGGTGCATGGCAACAATCACATTCACCAAAGCTTGGTGACAGGATACGGGTTGGACAGCAGCAACTGGGATCGGCAATCCGACAGCTTGATTCGATTTTCTCAGCCGGGCATATCTTCTTGAGGCGGAATCGGAAGGCCCAGGTTTGGGCCTTGGTGTACCTGGTATGCCTTCACTTTTGGGTACTGTACATACTAACATCACACCCAACAGTGTCGGAAACTCGTCCTGGTGCAACCTTTTCTTTGGAGACATTAAACAAGACTAGCACGTGA
- the LOC8079601 gene encoding endonuclease 2, whose product MGVLLLVHVLLVAVAASAPAADAWGKEGHYMVCKIAESFLTEEASTAVKELLPGWAGGDLAEACSWADTVRFRYKWSSPLHFADTPGDCEFNYARDCHNTKGEKDMCVVGAINNYTAALKDSSSPYDPSESLMFLAHFVGDIHQPLHCGHTDDLGGNTIKVHWYRRQSNLHKVWDVNVIETAMKDFYDNDQSTMIQAIQQNITEEWANEEKQWETCRSRTKTCAEKYAAESAKLACTAYEGVEQESTLEDDYFFAALPVVQKRIAQGGVRLAAILNKIFGGKSRLQIQSS is encoded by the exons ATGGGCGTGCTCCTGCTTGTTCACGTCCTCCTCGTCGCGGTGGCGGCGAGCGCTCCGGCGGCCGACGCATGGGGCAAGGAGGGGCACTACATGGTGTGCAAGATCGCCGAG AGCTTTCTGACGGAAGAGGCCTCGACGGCGGTGAAGGAGCTGCTGCCGGGGTGGGCCGGCGGCGACCTCGCGGAGGCGTGCTCGTGGGCGGACACGGTGAGGTTCCGGTACAAATGGTCCAGCCCCCTGCACTTCGCCGACACGCCGGGGGACTGCGAGTTCAACTACGCCC GGGACTGCCACAACACCAAAGGAGAGAAGGACATGTGCGTGGTTGGAGCCATCAACAACTACACCGCGGCGCTCAAAGACTCATCAAGTCCAT ATGATCCGAGCGAGAGCCTGATGTTCCTGGCGCACTTCGTCGGCGACATCCACCAGCCGCTCCACTGCGGCCACACCGACGACCTCGGCGGCAACACCATCAAAGTCCATTGGTACAGGAGGCAGAGCAACCTTCACAAG GTATGGGATGTGAACGTCATCGAGACCGCCATGAAGGACTTCTACGACAATGATCAGAGCACCATGATACAGGCCATCCAGCAGAACATCACG GAGGAGTGGGCTAACGAAGAGAAGCAGTGGGAGACGTGCCGTAGCCGGACAAAGACTTGCGCTGAAAA GTACGCTGCAGAGAGCGCGAAGCTGGCATGCACGGCGTACGAGGGTGTCGAGCAGGAATCCACCTTAGAAG ATGACTACTTCTTCGCTGCACTGCCGGTGGTTCAGAAGAGGATTGCTCAAGGGGGTGTCCGGCTGGCCGCAATACTAAACAAGATATTTGGTGGGAAGAGCAGGCTTCAGATTCAGAGCAGTTGA